The Megachile rotundata isolate GNS110a chromosome 4, iyMegRotu1, whole genome shotgun sequence region TGCCTCTCTTGTTTAACACCCTCTCTTTCTATCTTTCACTCTCTCCCTCGCACTCTcgtaatatatatttatctatgtcgattaaaaaaaaaatatatgtatatatatatatatgtatagtttTTTTCATATAcggtgtatgtatatatatatatgcgtgTTATAATGAAAATGCAATTACACGTACGCGTGGTATCACTTTGTGTGACATGCTATCTACGCTTTTACAAGGATTTCGAAATAAGAAGATTTTATGACAGAGAAGTTTCACGAAATAACAGTACAGTAAAGTTTAAGATTTTGCGAAAATACGTATATGATTTTTTAACAATCTCGATATCAGCAAGATTATAAATTGGAAAAGAAATAATTGCATTtctacttttaaattaatttcaaaaagtAAATATTCTAACGCGAATTCATAACAGAAAAGTTTCACGGAGAACCACTTACAATGCAGCAATTTAATGCTTAAGACTGAAAATTTCTATGTAACGCTTAACATTTTtcgtattaacaaaattataaattaaaaaagaaaatgatgagaaattcgtatatttattaatcCACTTCAAAAaggagaaattttcaaaataaattcatgacagaaaagtatcgaaAAATACCACATATGCTACATCGATTTAAAGGTTGAACTTTGACCAAAATGGtgatacaaatttattcttAACACAATACGATTGATTTTATGTTGAATCAAACAATGCATCGAGTTTACAGCTcataattcctaatttcccatcgcTCGATATGCATGAATTTAATACATTCATTGGATATTTCCGATAATTTTAGCATGTCATACAAAGTGGTACAAATGTTCATAAGCAAAATACACACGCGTAtgtgtaaatattaattaatatgcgTTCCACTGCTGTTCGCGTGACGAGTAGCGTGTAACGAATGAATTCTCGTTTAAATGATATCAATGATTAAACAAAAACAATTTCTACTTATTTACACGATTCTCTTTTCTTTATCATTTCTTCCGGACCATCTATGCTCGTCCCTTTCAGACCGTGCCTCCTCTTAATGGTCAtttctatataataataataatactacgcTTCCTCTTTATTTCAACCGATCTAACCCTCGTGTATTGTCCGCTTCTCATTGTACGCTCAATGACAAATAGTGAAAATCGATGTGTCTATGTATTATTAAACTCGTCTTACTGTTCTTCGTTCGAAAAGCACGTTAGAATTTGGGGCGGCAGTGTTGGTTGATGAGCAGTTGAACGTCTGTCCATCGATGTTACGCGAAAAGAGAACAAAGGTCCTAATTAATCCTTTCGCTGCTATTTGCGAAATGCTTCCCTGTGGTTTTGCTTGTTACACAGTTTACTAAACGAAACAATTTCATCTTCCAGCGAACACAGTTCTGGCGGTTAATTACAGTCATTGTCAACGACCGTAGACGGAAACGGTGGTATAAAATCGCTTTTAGCTCCCAGAAATAGTTTCGTAATGGATACCTGTGTATAATACGCTACAGTGATGGACAAATCAAGTACCCGCTAAACAGCTTATGGGCATTAACCTGTACAGTGTAACAATGAAATGTAGAACAAGATCAATGTCACCTTCTTCtcagatttcaaatttaaaaatttagattcatacatatagaaatatctaatttaaaaatttacaaacttggaaCTTGCAAAGTGGAGATTCACAAATCTCAGTATAGAAATTAAAAGCTGttaaactttccaatttttaaaattccaaacctccaaactttcaaatgtagaaatttagaaaatgaaaaactaagaAACTTATTAGGTATTTTTACTGTATGTCTACACAACTTATCCTTGGGAATGTAGTTGTCCATCACTCTTACTTTATAAACATACAGAGTCGTTCACAAATGTAGAACCCATAAACgaattaaaagaattaaaattaaatacatattagAAAGAAAAGTAGTGACATTCTTTTTGAACCACCCTGTAGTAGACAGAAATCGCTTCTCACAATGTGATCTCATCAGCGAAAGGTTTTCAAGTCGATTAAGTATTTTACAGAATGAAATTTGATTCCTCCTCACGACGTATCACGGTCACGATACTCGATCTACATTTCCCTTTGTTCTCTGTGTCGATTTTTTTCGTGAAATCTGGGACAAACGTTAGCCATACCGCTACTTGCAGGCACTCTATCCGCGGTTAAGCTGTAAAGGAAATACACGCCCAGGTATTCGCTATTGTACGCTAGTAAGACCGATTTACGCCATTGTCAAAGGCATCTTTGCCAAACACGCTAAGACCCCATTCGCATATTCTCCTCTCACGACCGAGCTTCTTCGAGAATACTTATGTCACAGGGAACTGCCATCAAGTTTTCGCTAATGTGTCGGGTATTAACATACGGTACAAACTCTAAGAAATATTCAAGCGAAACGAATCGCTGGAATACTGTTTATTCGATTAAAACTGTCTCGTTTGCTCTTTGATGGAACCTTTGTTATATATTTCTCCATGAGTATTCTGTGCACGATTGAATCGTAGAAATGCAGttgtatttgttaaataatactTTCCCCGGGGAAAAAGTAAGACATAATATCTCCCGCGTTTTTGTACTACGTTTTCTTATCAATCTTTATAACAAAGACTCCTTCCATTGTTACCTTAGTTGACGCAACGAGCGAAAAACAGTTTCAGCATTCGAGCGATTCAACAGCGACGCAATTTGTTCGTTTACATTAGAAAAAGAGATGAAAGAAACGGAAAAACCACCTCCACACCTCGCCCGTAACACCGCCAAACAGTTATATATCGATTTAACGCGTCCCCCAGCCAAAAAATACATACTCTCCTCGAAGACACCACAACGCGGTAAATTGTTTCtccattatttaataaatcgtACGTGCTTCAACACCACaaattctctttctctctcttgctAATAACCAATATATACTCACAGCACGGCAATAAGTGCACAACAATACTCGAATAAGTCTTACATTAGTCTTTTGTTTCTCTCATACTCACTCGCTCTATCTCTTTCGCTCGCTCTACATCGTTACCTAGCATCGTTCTCTTCTATCGAATACAGTTTAAACGAAACGCATTAAATGAGGCACTTGCCCGAATCTATACCGGCCACATTCTCCCCCAATTTCCTGTTTTACAAGATCAGAAATTTGCCAACAATTAATATACGGAAGGCACGCCTCGTCTCGCGCGAATGCTTCTAGCCTCCATTTTCCCGAGGCCACGTTTCTCAAAATGTGTTGAAATCCTTCCTCACGATCCATTTTAATCCTTTCGATTGTGTCTGCTTAGTGAACCATATTATTTAGCACTGGTTTCTGTATCCGATCGATGTAATCAATGGCCAATTTCGAAATGTAAAAAGTCTACGACATTTTTGCGAcacaaattatttcaaaatagtacttatgtattaatttaaagtTTACACTTTTACAAATATAACTGGCCAACCACTTTGTGGATATTTGCAATACAAATTCTGTAAAGTTCAAAAATTGGTGTTCTAaaataacaatttgacaatttgaaaagtttAGGAGAAATGACAAGAAAGTATCTCAAACTTAtttcaatttagaatttaaaccttgaagaaaataattgtagcgCTTTGTGAGCTTATGAACAACACAAAATTTGTCAACTGTACaaaattatgttacattttaaaatgacaattttgaaatgtcTAAGAAAGTTTCATGAtagaaaagtatttcaaaatggtGCATATGTTTCATCATTTTGAAGCTTAAACCTTCATAAAAACAACTCCATAAGCATTCTTTTAATTCCATACAAAATTTGTCAGCTACATAACATGATAATATgttttaaaattccaatttcaaattGAGACGATCATAAATATGCACAAATATACATTAAACCTTgaagtttcatgaaaatataCGCATAGttctttaatattaatataaacgtTCATGAAAAAATCCGCATTGAATCTGAACCTTTCCATCATTTGCCGTTTACCGCAAAATTCTGATTGAAGAAACGTAGCCTCGACATCCAGGATGCTATGGTTCCCGTCAAAATAAAGCGTGGTCGTAAATCTGGTCGATCGTTAAAAAACACGTGTTGGGTTCCCGCTCAAGTGTTCTTGAAATACGAGAAGTATCAAGTAGAAGCTTTCGATGTTCATAAAACACGTTTCAGCATACAAACCGCTGACGTTTACGACCACGCTATACCTTGGCGGTGACCATACGTCTTCGTGTTTAAATCATCGCGGTCCTAAGCACCTAAGCAGGCCACTGCTACGAACACAGTCTCCTCTGATCGTATCACATTACACAGCTACGAGTCCGATCCTCTGTCCCATCGTCGTTGTTTATGTCCCATAATATAATCTCTCCATTGCCGTACTGCTGAGAAACGGAAAGGAAGAACTCGAAAAACGATCGAATTCCGATAGAAAATTTCTTCTAGCACAAGATCATCGAGCGTCCTGATCACGCAATCTCGCCGGACTGTCCGAAAAGGATATACACCTTAAAAAAATAGTTCGAAAGCGCGCGTGTGTCTCTGTTCACGTAGTTTAGCTAACATCATACGATACGACACGTGGCACCGGAAGCACGTGGGCGGTCCGCGGACGCGCCACGAGTACAACTACATCTCATCGAAATCAAGTTCGGTAGATCTTCACGCACCCAACGTCCCCGTCTTCGATATTCCCGGCCTGGAGTCGTTTGCGTTTCACGCGATCCACCCAACGCTGAATCCTCCGTTTGAATCCGAACAGAGACAGCCTGTGTCACTTGCGCGCCGCTTCGTACGTCAATCCACGCCGGAAGAACATCGAGCCAGCCCCGACCACGCGTTTCTTCCGGTAGTAACTCGAGTTTCTGAACAATCGATCCTCTCCCTCGGCCATCGACCTGGACCTAGGCGGAGGACTGCGTCTGGTATCGTACTGGCTGGTCACGTACATGATCATGTCGTTGAAGTTAGGTAGAAACTGCGGGTTGAACAGTGACAGGATCCTCTCGTTGAACTCCCGTGGGTCACGGGTGGGCACCATATAGTGATCGCGGTTGCCGGTGCTTTCCGTACGATCAAAGTCTCCCAGCATCCGCTGATGTCCTCGACAAAGATCGTCCAGACTGTTGGCGCTGCTGCTGCTGTAATCCTGAAGGCTGTTGACCGGCTCGGTCAAGGTCGTCTCGGTGTAGCCTCCTTCCTGGAGGTGGTCGTATCTTCTTCTGTAATCGACGGCCTTCGACATCGAACGCGAGTCGCAAGGGGTCTCTCTGGAAGTGGCGAGGAACTCGAGAGATCTCCCCTCGCTGGCCACGCTCTCGTACGGGTTTTCGTCGTGCCTGGTCAGCTGATCGAAGACGCAACCGGCGTGGTTTAACGCCAGTTGATTCTGATCATGGCGGacgttgtcgtcgtcgtcgtcgtcttcgTCGTTACGATCGTCTGATTCCGCGAGGTcggaggaagaggaagaagaagatgagCCGGAACCCGTTGGGTCCTGCGGCAAGCCTCAGACGGCCCTATGTCGTCGTCTATATCATATGTACGTCTTCTTCACCTTCTGCACCGGCTTGTTTTCCGCCGAGGAGTTTGCGTTCTTCCCGTTAGGGTTCTTAGGAGGCACGTTCAACACCAGGTTGATGGACTTGTTGTTGAAGCCCGGGGACTCGGAACTCTCGGTCAGTCGATTTAGCTGTTGACGTTGCTCGGACGGCTCCGGGTACGGGGCACCTCGTAACCTCTGCGAGAACCAGAAACCGGAAGCGAATCCGGCCACCAGAGAGAAGAAGCAGGTTCCTATCAGCGCACCGGTCAACGTCTGGGCCGAGTACACCACCGGTGTAGCGATCACGTCTGAAATGAAAGCTGAGTGAGCACGAGACCTAAACACAGCATACGACGGACTCATTGCTTCTTGATTGGATGGGATTGGTTCTGGATACGAAGACCGTGTGACAGTGTGTTGGTGTATTCAGGAAGGGTTCACCTGCTGGGTTCATCGGTAAGGTGTCCTAGCGTGTTCAAAGTAGGATCGGGAATTTATCCCTGTATTCTCATCGAAGTCCGACTTCGCTGTCGGATATCGTGTTCGACGATTTAATCGTACATTTGCGGGTATTCGGTGGTTCCAGGCTTGTCGTAAAGTTAGGGAACCACGTCCGAAGCTTTCTACTCTGGCCGTTTCTTTACTTTCGAGACTAAGGGAACACGGACGAATAGTGCAGCTAGTTACAAACAACAAGGTGTTACCAAGTTAGGACacattgtatacatatacaagGAAAAAGCTGTGATGAGAACCACGTTGGAACACACTATCCTTGTGCGACAAAAATGGATGACAGGAGGGTGTGCTGgtgtgtgtgtgtctctgtgtgacGACGGTGAGGTGAGAGAAGATGAAGACGATATTTGTGGGTAAACCGTCTGGATTATTGGGCAAATGATTACCTTGAGGCTCGTTAGCTCGTGGCTGCGTACGACCGTACTGATTTTCTCGATCCAGCTCGATGACGATTTCATTGTCCCGTTCATCGGGCTGCTCGCCCCGACCGTTTTCGTGCAGAACCGCTGGTTGCACGGGCTTCGCCATCTCTGAAGCAACATTTCACTGATTTGATGACGGGGACACTGATGACCGCCGAGTGTTGTACGTAAATAATGATAGTCGAAATGTAAGCGACCAATGGTTCAATAGAATAATGGAAACACTTTGATTAACACGTTTCAATATTGACGATAACAGTCGTGTGTTCTGTGGCAGATTGTAACTAGAGTTATTAGTTCACTGCGGATATTCACGCAAACTGGTTATAGGTAGAAAAAATCGATACAGCACATTTTGGATGCGAAAACTATGAAATGGGAAAATAAACTGATATTGCATGAACATCCGCAGTTTGTTGCATGATTCGTGACGCTGAAGTATCGCGATATGGTCTAGTTGAAGCTTGGAGGGTGTTTACATGGTTTTGTTAATGTCGTTGATTATTTGGTTAAAGTTTTGTTAATGCTTCCAACTACTGTATTCAGTTAAGGTTgttaatgattttaattgtattcagTTACTGTTTTGTTAATCTTAATTAGGGTCTTGTTAAAGTTCTGAATTGATGTACTAAGTTTCTGTTAATATTCTTGATATACCAAGTTCagcttttgttaattttattaattaccgTACTCGGTAAAGATTTTGCCGATGTTCTTACATGATCAGTTGTTTTGCTAAAGTTCTTAATCGACGTGTTCAGTTAAGGTTTTGTTAATATTGATTTATGTTTTCAATTAAGGTTTTGTTCTCAGAAGAAAATGGCTGGTGATCAGTTGCAGTAATGGAG contains the following coding sequences:
- the LOC143264278 gene encoding uncharacterized protein LOC143264278 yields the protein MSKAVDYRRRYDHLQEGGYTETTLTEPVNSLQDYSSSSANSLDDLCRGHQRMLGDFDRTESTGNRDHYMVPTRDPREFNERILSLFNPQFLPNFNDMIMYVTSQYDTRRSPPPRSRSMAEGEDRLFRNSSYYRKKRVVGAGSMFFRRGLTYEAARK